In the Oryza glaberrima chromosome 6, OglaRS2, whole genome shotgun sequence genome, one interval contains:
- the LOC127776082 gene encoding uncharacterized protein LOC127776082 produces the protein MATRPSPRSRDSARPKSTSGRPPSSPRSSDTTRRSSFTAASSSDKPVPSFLRPTVSSSLHSSSSSSPSSSSLLSSSPSSKGTGTTPRRSADKAPSASAASSRPITPKDKAPAVATSRPITPKDKAKAAAASTSRWSAVSPRQLMQKASNAFTRGSSSKSRAAKKDKEAATPAATSAAAKDAATPASTSAVRKKAATPATSAAGKAVAGASPGPTRAQPTEEHHQQPTEAPPAEPSPAAAAVQEEAVTSRAQLTEEHHQQPPEAPAEPSPAAVAVQEEAAAAETEAEQEKQPDETPQEVVAAVEEKVQDEQVSTEAAEEAIAVEEDAAAVKTDAPEPEETQTQTGAIAESETEFQRSSEDEPASDAIVEEAAIESATQNEPDEPESTTVEEMAVEEEIKTDESQQEETPKPEERMENSETSVISEDPKEMDAISEDQKVEEPVVAEEQEELSEVVKMAVEPSISSEPATPLEEEDRDDVETEQANSSEPATPVEEEEDRDDVETEQASSSDPATPLNEEAINEEGTSTETGKTKKVAFKGSKVKTAMERRPEGEQPRKKDVARSNDVIEETKRTLMMKRKSKVKALVGAFETVMDTPSPGKSS, from the coding sequence ATGGCGACACGGCCGTCGCCGCGGTCGCGAGACAGCGCGCGGCCGAAAAGCACAAGCGGGAGGCCTCCGTCGAGCCCGCGAAGCTCCGACACCacccgccgctcctccttcaccgccgcctcgtcgtccgaCAAGCCGGTGCCGTCCTTCCTCCGCCCCACCGTGAGCTCGTCCCTGCACAgctcgtcttcgtcgtcgccgtcgtcgtcgtcgttgttgtcgtcgtctccctcctccAAGGGCACCGGCACCACGCCGAGGAGGTCCGCGGACAAGGCCCCGTCTGCGTCTGCAGCTTCGTCGCGGCCGATCACGCCCAAGGACAAGGCCCCCGCTGTAGCGACGTCGCGGCCGATCACGCCCAAAGACaaggccaaggcggcggcggcgtcgacgtcgcgATGGTCCGCGGTGTCGCCGAGGCAGCTGATGCAGAAGGCGTCCAATGCCTTTAcaagaggcagcagcagcaagtcgCGCGCTGCCAAGAAAGACAAGGAGGCGGCCaccccggcggcgacctcggccgccgccaagGACGCGGCCACTCCGGCGTCGACCTCGGCCGTCCGCAAGAAGGCCGCCACACCGGCGACCTCGGCGGCTGGAAAGGCGGTGGCCGGTGCTTCGCCCGGGCCGACGAGAGCCCAGCCCACGGAGGAGCACCACCAGCAACCCACTGAAGCGCCGCCGGCCGAGCCgtcacctgccgccgccgcggtgcaaGAAGAGGCGGTGACTTCGAGAGCCCAGCTCACGGAGGAGCACCACCAGCAACCACCTGAAGCGCCCGCCGAGCCGTcacctgccgccgtcgccgtgcaaGAAGAAGCAGCGGCTGCGGAGACCGAAGCAGAGCAAGAAAAACAACCGGATGAGACGCCGCAAGAAGTCGTCGCGGCAGTGGAGGAGAAAGTTCAAGACGAGCAGGTTAGCACGGAAGCAGCGGAGGAAGCCATCGCCGTCGAggaggatgccgccgccgtgaaGACCGATGCGCCGGAGCCGGAAGAGACGCAGACGCAAACCGGTGCCATTGCAGAGTCGGAAACAGAGTTTCAGAGGAGTTCAGAGGATGAGCCGGCATCCGACGCCATTGTCGAAGAAGCGGCGATCGAATCTGCAACGCAGAATGAGCCAGATGAACCAGAATCCACCACGGTTGAAGAGATGGCCGTCGAGGAGGAGATCAAGACCGATGAGAGCCAACAAGAAGAGACGCCAAAACCAGAAGAGAGAATGGAGAACTCTGAAACAAGCGTGATCTCTGAAGATCCAAAAGAAATGGATGCAATCTCTGAAGACCAAAAGGTGGAAGAACCCGTGGTTGCTGAAGAACAAGAGGAACTCTCCGAGGTTGTAAAAATGGCTGTCGAGCCGAGCATCTCGTCAGAGCCAGCAACGccgctggaggaagaagatcgcGACGACGTGGAGACGGAGCAAGCGAACTCGTCGGAGCCCGCAACGccggtggaggaagaagaagatcgcGACGACGTGGAGACGGAGCAAGCGAGCTCGTCAGACCCCGCAACGCCGTTGAACGAAGAAGCTATCAACGAGGAGGGCACGTCGAcggagacggggaagacgaagaAGGTGGCGTTCAAGGGGAGCAAGGTGAAGACGGCGAtggagaggcggccggagggggAGCAGCCGAGGAAGAAGGACGTGGCGCGGAGCAACGACGTGATCGAGGAGACCAAGAGGACGCtgatgatgaagaggaagagcaAGGTGAAGGCGCTGGTTGGGGCGTTCGAGACGGTCATGGACACCCCCAGCCCGGGAAAATCGAGCTGA
- the LOC127775805 gene encoding protein STAR1, with the protein MRRLGLSLHHDTSPSFAALACNQRPPPNGTVHACSKSRPPQLEPGKVGKKPIKKTMRIARIPTSIPPHLRLPLDLSAVSPMGSASEHDVREHLLDVDGVGEEGAAAAAGPKIRVRGLTRRSEASGEEILRGVDLDVPRGVVVGVIGPSGSGKSTLLRALNRLWEPAPGAVLLDGVDICGIDVLALRRKVGMLFQLPAMFDGTVADNVRYGPQLQGKKLTDAEVQSLLSLADLDPALCSKPASELSVGQAQRVALARTLANDPEVLLLDEPTSALDPISTQNIEEAIVRLKKTRGLTTVMVSHSVKQIQRIADLVCLLVAGEVVEVLPPSELSEAKHPMARRFLELS; encoded by the exons ATGCGTCGTCTGGGACTTTCCCTTCACCACGACACGAGTCCAAGCTTCGCTGCCCTTGCTTGCAACCAGCGGCCGCCACCGAATGGCACCGTTCACGCGTGCTCCAAAAGCCGCCCACCTCAGTTGGAGCCGGGAAAAGTTGGCAAAAAGCCAATAAAAAAGACGATGCGCATTGCCCGGATTCCCACTTCGATCCCCCCTCaccttcgtcttcctctcgaCCTCTCCGCTGTCTCTCCGATGGGCTCAGCTTCAG AGCATGATGTCAGGGAGCACCTGCTGGACGTGGACGGCGTCGGGGaagaaggggcggcggcggcggcggggccgaagATACGGGTGCGGGGGCTGACGCGGCGGTCGGAGGCGAGCGGCGAGGAGATCCTGCGGGGCGTCGACCTGGACGTGCCGCGCGGGGTGGTCGTCGGCGTCATCGGCcccagcggcagcggcaagtCCACGCTGCTCCGCGCGCTCAACCGCCTCTGGGAGCCCGCGCCGGGCGCCGTGCTCCTCGACGGCGTCGACATCTGCGGCATCGACGTCCTCGCGCTCCGCCGCAAGGTCGGCATGCTCTTCCAGCTCCCCGCCATGTTCGACG GAACCGTGGCTGACAACGTGCGATACGGGCCACAGCTGCAGGGCAAGAAGCTGACGGACGCCGAGGTGCAGAGCCTACTGAGCCTCGCCGACCTGGACCCTGCTCTCTGCTCCAAGCCCGCCTCCGAGCTCTCCGTCGGCCAGGCGCAGCGCGTCGCATTGGCTCGCACCCTCGCCAACGATCCGGAG GTGCTTCTGCTGGATGAGCCGACGAGCGCGTTGGATCCCATCTCGACGCAGAACATCGAGGAGGCGATCGTGCGGCTGAAGAAGACGAGGGGGCTCACCACGGTGATGGTGTCGCACAGCGTGAAGCAGATCCAGCGGATCGCCGACCTGGTctgcctcctcgtcgccggcgaggtcgtcgaggTGCTCCCGCCGTCGGAGCTGTCCGAGGCCAAGCACCCCATGGCACGGCGCTTCCTCGAGCTCAGCTGA
- the LOC127775581 gene encoding RING-H2 finger protein ATL43-like encodes MEPSRRLLLSDYDGAIVSPLPSPPPSSATSFRPGVAVVVGILTSVFSITFLLLLYAKHCKRSAAESSGPYGSGGAFGSSGGGGAGERRNSGVDRAVVESLPVFRFGALRGQKAGLECAVCLGRFEPTEALRLLPKCRHGFHVECVDTWLDAHSTCPLCRSRVDPEDVLLLPEPPKPSTTGPPDPPETKVAAAAAAAATTKDKEASLAPAAPAPSPAFRGFFSGRHSTGSVRAPGRVGPASRRSADLVGGDGGAVVGCFEAAKVRKDRVLLMEPAAAVAEPDPEAYDRRFGHRILVSTAGGCEDETAPAAKQRWSEVRPSDLMFVRSEMLVTEAGRYSCSAAVHSGNGRSVISARSLSELAGVSRLPPIRAGGEPRAGARRWPGSSWWARGPLCSPEKGSQFFLSPYCPRHFHVTKAPYARTRGSRDGHHGNYTQLGHKTAR; translated from the coding sequence ATGGAGCCgtcgcggcggctgctgctgtcCGACTACGACGGCGCGAtcgtgtcgccgctgccgtcgccgccgccgtcgtcggccacgTCGTTCAGGCCGGGCGTCGCGGTGGTCGTGGGCATCCTGACGAGCGTGTTCTCCATCAcgttcctgctgctgctgtacgCGAAGCACTGCAAGCGGAGCGCCGCGGAGTCGTCGGGCCCgtacgggagcggcggcgcgttcGGGTCGTCCGGTGGGGGCggggcgggcgagcggcggaaCTCCGGCGTCGACCGCGCCGTGGTGGAGTCGCTGCCGGTGTTCCGGTTCGGCGCGCTCCGTGGGCAGAAGGCTGGGCTCGAGTGCGCGGTGTGCCTCGGCCGGTTCGAGCCGACGGAGGCGCTCCGGCTGCTGCCGAAATGCCGCCATGGGTTCCACGTCGAGTGCGTGGATACGTGGCTGGACGCGCACTCGACGTGCCCGCTGTGCCGCTCCCGCGTCGACCCCGAGGACGTCCTGCTCCTCCCGGAGCCGCCAAAGCCGTCCACCACGGGGCCCCCTGATCCGCCGGagacgaaggtggcggcggcggcggcggcggctgctacgACCAAGGACAAGGAGGCGAGCTTAgctcctgctgctcctgctccgtCTCCAGCGTTTAGAGGCTTCTTCTCCGGCCGGCACTCGACGGGGTCGGTACGGGCGCCAGGGAGGGTTGGCCCTGCCTCACGCCGGTCGGCCGATCTCgtcggaggcgacggcggcgcggtggtgggatGCTTCGAGGCCGCCAAGGTTCGCAAGGACAGGGTGCTGTTGATGGagccggcggccgcggtggcggagcCTGACCCGGAAGCCTATGACCGGCGGTTCGGGCACCGCATCCTGGTGAGCACCGCCGGTGGCTGCGAGGACGAGACGGCACCGGCGGCGAAGCAGCGGTGGAGCGAGGTGCGACCATCCGATCTGATGTTCGTCCGGTCGGAGATGCTGGTGACGGAGGCCGGCCGGTactcctgctccgccgccgtccactCCGGCAACGGCAGGAGCGTAATCAGCGCGAGGAGCCTatcggagctcgccggcgtgagCCGGCTCCCTCCcatccgcgccggcggcgagccacgAGCCGGCGCGCGTCGGTGGCCGGGCTCGAGCTGGTGGGCCCGGGGCCCGCTTTGCAGCCCGGAAAAAGGCTCCCAATTTTTTCTCTCCCCATACTGCCCCCGCCACTTCCACGTAACCAAGGCACCCTATGCCCGAACCCGTGGCTCACGTGATGGGCACCATGGTAATTACACGCAGCTGGGGCACAAGACTGCAAGATGA
- the LOC127776530 gene encoding xyloglucan endotransglucosylase/hydrolase protein 22-like: MRTVALGIVAMACLVAMAHGGNFFQDAEVSWGQGRGKIVDGGRGLDLTLDRSSGSGFQSKSEYLFGKIDMQIKLVPGNSAGTVTTFYLSSQGSTHDEIDFEFLGNVTGEPYTLHTNVFTQGQGQREQQFRLWFDPTQSFHTYSIIWNPQHVIFAVDGTPIRDFKNHEARGVAFPKSQPMRVYASLWNADDWATQGGRVKADWSKAPFVASFRDFNADACVWSNGAQRCPVGTMETVAAPAGGRRGGAGGWWNQELSDMSYRRMRWVQRKFMIYNYCTDAKRFPQGTPAECKLR, translated from the exons ATGAGGACGGTGGCGCTTGGCATTGTGGCGATGGCCTGCCTGGTGGCCATGGCGCATGGAGGCAACTTCTTCCAGGACGCGGAGGTGTCGTGGGGGCAGGGCCGCGGCAAGATCGTCGATGGTGGCCGTGGGCTCGACCTCACGCTTGACAGGAGCTCCGGCTCTGGGTTCCAGTCCAAGAGCGAGTACCTCTTCGGCAAGATCGACATGCAGATCAAGCTCGTCCCCGGCAACTCCGCCGGCACCGTCACCACCTTCTAC TTGTCGTCGCAGGGTTCGACCCACGACGAGATCGACTTCGAGTTCCTGGGGAACGTGACCGGCGAGCCGTACACGCTGCACACCAACGTGTTCACGCAGGGGCAGGGGCAGCGCGAGCAGCAGTTCCGCCTCTGGTTCGACCCCACCCAGTCCTTCCACACCTACTCCATCATCTGGAACCCACAGCACGTCAT ATTCGCGGTGGACGGGACACCGATCAGGGACTTCAAGAACCACGAGGCCCGTGGCGTGGCGTTCCCCAAGAGCCAGCCGATGCGGGTGTACGCGAGCCTGTGGAACGCGGACGACTGGGCGACGCAGGGCGGCCGCGTCAAGGCGGACTGGAGCAAGGCCCCCTTCGTCGCCTCCTTCCGCGACTTCAACGCCGACGCCTGCGTCTGGTCGAACGGCGCGCAGCGCTGCCCCGTCGGCACAATGGAGACCgtcgcggcgccggccggcggcaggaggggcggcgccggcgggtggtGGAACCAGGAGCTCAGCGACATGAGCTACCGCCGCATGAGGTGGGTGCAGAGGAAGTTCATGATCTACAACTACTGCACTGACGCCAAGCGGTTCCCCCAGGGCACCCCCGCCGAGTGCAAGCTCCGTTGA
- the LOC127776529 gene encoding xyloglucan endotransglucosylase protein 7-like, which produces MRGGASLRLRWPAALVAVVAAAVTAAVAAGHGYHNFHRDFDAVWGKGNARFRDGGRMVELTLDEQTGARLQSKERFLFGRFDLEIKLVRGESAGTITSFYICSGGARHDEVDFEFLGNVSGEPYLLHTNIFSDGKGEREQQFVLWFDPTADFHTYSILWNPHNIILYIDGTPIRVFKNNEAYGVPFPTRQPVHVFASIWNAEEWATQGGRVKTDWSRAPFVATYRRYNVSNACVWDAAGAGASRCAGGGGGWMRRRMDWWSWMTLNWVRMNYMAYDYCADRKRFPHRFPAECIIPIGRT; this is translated from the exons ATGCGTGGTGGCGCCTCTCTCCGGttgaggtggccggcggctcTCGTCGCCGTCGTAGCTGCGGcagtgacggcggcggtggcggcggggcatGGCTACCACAATTTCCACCGGGACTTCGACGCCGTGTGGGGGAAGGGCAATGCGAGGTTCCGGGACGGCGGGCGGATGGTGGAGCTGACGCTGGACGAGCAGACGGGGGCGCGGCTGCAGTCCAAGGAGCGGTTCTTGTTTGGGAGGTTCGATCTCGAGATCAAGCTCGTCAGGGGAGAGTCTGCAGGGACCATCACTTCCTTCTAT atctgcagcggcggcgcgcggcacgacGAGGTGGACTTCGAGTTCCTGGGCAACGTGAGCGGCGAGCCGTACCTGCTGCACACCAACATCTTCAGCGACGGCAAGGGCGAGCGTGAGCAGCAGTTCGTGCTCTGGTTCGACCCCACCGCCGACTTCCACACCTACTCCATCCTCTGGAACCCACACAACATCAT ACTGTACATCGACGGGACGCCGATCAGGGTGTTCAAGAACAACGAGGCGTACGGGGTGCCATTCCCGACGCGGCAGCCGGTGCACGTGTTCGCCAGCATCTGGAACGCGGAGGAGTGGGCGACGCAGGGCGGCCGCGTCAAGACGGACTGGTCGCGCGCGCCGTTCGTCGCCACGTACCGCCGCTACAACGTCTCCAACGCCTGCGTCtgggacgccgccggcgccggcgcctcccggtgcgccggcggcggcggcgggtggatgagGCGGAGGATGGACTGGTGGAGCTGGATGACGCTCAACTGGGTGCGGATGAACTACATGGCCTACGACTACTGCGCCGACCGGAAGCGATTCCCGCACCGTTTCCCCGCCGAGTGCATCATCCCCATCGGTAGAACGTGA
- the LOC127775517 gene encoding xyloglucan endotransglucosylase protein 7-like, protein MASSSNPGRTPPLVAAIVCSVLLLAGGAAGNFYQDVDITWGDGRGKILGNGQLLTLSLDRSSGSGFQSKNQYLYGRFDMQIKLVPGNSAGTVATFYLSSQGSQHDEIDFEFLGNASGEPYTVHTNVYSQGKGGREQQFRMWFDPTKDFHTYSVLWNPSHILFYVDGTPIREYRNTEATTGVAFPRAQAMRVYASLWDAEEWATQGGRVRTDWSRAPFTASYRGLAASGCTSQDATACANPGSPWMYQQQLDSASQDRLRQVQRDYMIYNYCADTYRFPQGLPPECTAK, encoded by the exons atgGCTTCTTCTTCCAATCCCGGGAGAACGCCGCCGTTGGTGGCGGCGATTGTGTGCTCCGtgctgctgctcgccggcggcgccgccggcaacttCTACCAGGACGTGGACATCACTTGGGGCGACGGCCGCGGCAAGATCCTCGGCAACGGCCAGCTCCTGACGCTGTCGCTGGACAGGTCGTCCGGCTCCGGCTTCCAGTCCAAGAACCAGTACCTGTACGGCCGCTTCGACATGCAGATCAAGCTCGTCCCCGGCAACTCCGCCGGCACCGTCGCCACCTTCTAC CTGTCGTCGCAGGGGTCGCAGCACGACGAGATCGACTTCGAGTTCCTGGGGAACGCGAGCGGCGAGCCGTACACGGTGCACACCAACGTGTACAGCCAGGGGAAAGGCGGCCGCGAGCAGCAGTTCCGCATGTGGTTCGACCCTACCAAGGACTTCCACACCTACTCCGTCCTCTGGAACCCCTCCCACATCCT TTTCTACGTGGACGGGACGCCGATACGGGAGTACAGGAacacggaggcgacgacgggGGTGGCGTTCCCGCGGGCGCAGGCGATGCGGGTGTACGCGAGCCTGTGGGACGCGGAGGAGTGGGCGACGCAGGGGGGGCGCGTGAGGACGGACTGGTCGCGGGCGCCGTTCACGGCGTCGTACCGCGGGCTCGCCGCGAGCGGGTGCACGTCGCAGGACGCCACGGCGTGCGCCAACCCGGGGAGCCCGTGGATGTACCAGCAGCAGCTGGACAGCGCGTCGCAGGACCGGCTCCGGCAGGTGCAGAGGGACTACATGATCTACAATTACTGCGCCGACACGTACCGGTTCCCCCAGGGGTTACCGCCGGAGTGCACTGccaagtag